A stretch of the Filimonas lacunae genome encodes the following:
- a CDS encoding GNAT family N-acetyltransferase encodes MEHIEKTPLIREIASADNAALASIIRAALAEFKADKPGTVYFDPTTDHLFELFRTPQSVYWILEVDGVIMGGGGIFPTEGLPEGCCELVKLYLSPASRGKGWGKLLIEKCAASAVATGFTSLYLETLPELSNAVALYEKCGFTMLEKALGASGHFGCNIWMLKQL; translated from the coding sequence ATGGAACACATAGAGAAAACGCCCCTGATAAGGGAGATTGCATCTGCCGATAATGCGGCATTGGCCAGTATTATTCGTGCTGCGTTAGCAGAATTTAAAGCGGATAAACCGGGTACGGTTTATTTTGATCCTACTACAGACCATTTATTTGAGTTATTTCGTACACCCCAATCGGTATACTGGATACTGGAAGTGGATGGTGTAATTATGGGCGGTGGGGGTATATTTCCTACCGAAGGACTGCCGGAAGGGTGCTGCGAGCTGGTTAAATTATATTTAAGTCCTGCCAGCCGTGGAAAAGGATGGGGGAAGCTGCTGATTGAAAAATGTGCGGCTTCGGCTGTGGCTACCGGTTTTACCTCGCTATACCTGGAAACCTTACCTGAACTGAGTAATGCCGTGGCTTTGTATGAAAAATGTGGCTTTACCATGTTGGAGAAAGCACTGGGTGCATCGGGTCATTTTGGATGTAATATCTGGATGTTGAAACAACTGTAA
- the pafA gene encoding alkaline phosphatase PafA — MKRCVLIVISLLTAGSALFSQKKTVTPVAKPVSGVARPKLVVGIVIDQMRWDYLYRFNNLFKVNGGFKRFLNEGYTCENTFIPYTPTYTAAGHASVYTGSVPAINGVTGNNWYDNLLQKAVYCADDNTVSTVGSSTVAVGQMSPRNLLATTVTDELRVATNFNSKVIGIALKDRGAIMPAGHTANGAFWYDGKTGKFVTSTWYTSELPDWVQQFNDRKLPDSLYALNWNLSLPKEVYSQYCTDDIKNYEGRPFGKEAMSMPYTLSQYAGSDYEKLSSTPQGNTITAELAKTAVAAEHLGKDGNTDFLAVSFSSPDYIGHTFGPNSWEQLDDYIKLDETLGKFFDYLDAQVGKNQWTVFLTADHGVAHVPGFSKENNLPGGSFGETLVKDINEALKVKFGKNDIVKGRFNYQLVLNKGLVDSSDLNRDDVVEFIINYLMKQDGVANAFELSKLAQTTLTATIKDRITNGYYPTRCGDIQYILKPGYMDVGATGTTHGLWNPYDSHIPLLFYGWGIKHGSTNRETYMTDISATISALLHIQMPSGCVGHVIEEVMK, encoded by the coding sequence ATGAAAAGATGTGTACTCATTGTTATTTCCTTACTGACGGCCGGGTCTGCCCTGTTTAGTCAGAAAAAGACGGTTACACCTGTGGCCAAACCGGTTTCCGGCGTAGCCCGTCCCAAGTTGGTAGTAGGTATAGTAATTGACCAGATGCGTTGGGATTACCTGTACCGTTTTAACAACCTGTTTAAGGTAAACGGTGGTTTCAAAAGGTTCTTAAACGAGGGATACACCTGCGAAAACACATTTATTCCTTATACGCCTACTTATACTGCAGCAGGACATGCCAGCGTATATACCGGCAGTGTACCAGCCATCAATGGTGTTACCGGTAATAACTGGTACGATAACCTGTTACAAAAAGCAGTATACTGTGCCGATGACAACACTGTTAGCACCGTAGGCAGCAGCACCGTTGCAGTTGGCCAGATGAGCCCCCGCAACCTGCTGGCCACTACCGTAACCGACGAATTACGTGTAGCTACTAATTTCAACAGTAAAGTAATTGGCATTGCCTTAAAAGACCGCGGCGCTATTATGCCTGCTGGCCACACTGCCAACGGCGCTTTCTGGTACGACGGTAAAACCGGCAAATTCGTTACCAGCACCTGGTACACCAGCGAATTACCAGATTGGGTTCAACAGTTTAATGATAGAAAATTACCCGATTCATTATATGCGCTGAACTGGAACCTGTCTTTACCCAAAGAAGTGTACAGCCAGTACTGCACAGATGATATAAAAAATTACGAAGGCCGTCCTTTTGGCAAAGAGGCCATGAGCATGCCGTATACCTTATCTCAGTATGCCGGCTCCGATTACGAAAAACTGTCTTCTACTCCACAGGGAAATACCATCACTGCCGAATTAGCCAAAACAGCAGTAGCAGCAGAGCACCTGGGTAAAGATGGCAATACCGATTTCCTGGCCGTAAGTTTCTCTTCTCCTGATTACATCGGACACACATTTGGTCCTAACTCATGGGAACAACTGGATGACTATATTAAGCTGGACGAAACCCTGGGAAAATTCTTTGATTACCTGGATGCACAGGTAGGCAAAAATCAGTGGACCGTGTTTTTAACTGCCGATCATGGTGTAGCGCACGTTCCTGGTTTTTCTAAAGAAAACAACCTGCCAGGTGGTTCATTTGGCGAAACACTGGTAAAAGATATTAACGAAGCCCTGAAAGTGAAGTTTGGCAAAAACGATATTGTAAAAGGCAGATTTAACTATCAGCTGGTATTGAATAAAGGACTGGTAGACAGCTCCGACCTGAACAGGGATGATGTAGTGGAGTTTATTATCAATTACCTGATGAAACAGGATGGTGTAGCCAATGCTTTTGAATTAAGCAAGCTGGCGCAAACTACTCTAACCGCTACTATCAAAGACAGAATTACCAACGGTTATTATCCTACCCGTTGCGGCGATATACAATATATTTTAAAGCCTGGTTATATGGACGTGGGCGCAACAGGCACCACGCATGGTTTATGGAACCCTTATGATTCACATATTCCATTGCTGTTTTACGGCTGGGGCATTAAGCATGGCAGCACCAACCGCGAAACATATATGACTGATATATCCGCAACAATCTCTGCTTTATTACACATTCAAATGCCCAGCGGTTGCGTAGGTCATGTTATTGAAGAGGTGATGAAGTAA
- a CDS encoding alpha-amylase family glycosyl hydrolase, which yields MNKLFDAVAWGDGANIYEVNIRQYTKEGTFSAFAEHLPRLKDMGVEILWLMPITPIGVEKRLGSLGSYYACKSYVQVNPEFGSLDDLKALVKQAHDLGFKLIIDWVANHTGYDHEWVEGGHTDWYVLDEAGNFTEKYGWNDVIDLNYNNNHMREAMINAMQFWINECDIDGFRCDMAHLVPLDFWVEARKRCDKVKHLFWLAECEVPAYHEVFDVSYAWQFMHVTEKFMQQHALLNDVIHVLEQYAHYPAGAKKLFFTSNHDENSWNGTEYEKYREAAKAFAVFTCTWPGMPLVYSGQEMANKKRLKFFEKDALEWTPTPLLHDFYKTLLHLRRNNSALQNESRLVKLPTNVNEQVLAYLQVHDNQKVLIIINFSGSGRLKVEMQHTDLPGKYYNAFTGIAHQLEFDASFELQPWEFIVWTTS from the coding sequence ATGAACAAACTTTTTGACGCTGTAGCGTGGGGAGACGGAGCGAACATATACGAGGTAAACATCAGGCAATACACGAAAGAAGGCACTTTCAGCGCTTTTGCGGAGCATTTGCCCCGTTTAAAAGACATGGGAGTGGAAATTTTATGGTTGATGCCTATTACTCCTATTGGTGTGGAAAAAAGGTTGGGAAGCCTGGGCAGTTACTATGCCTGTAAAAGTTATGTGCAGGTGAATCCGGAATTTGGTTCGCTGGACGATTTGAAAGCATTGGTAAAGCAGGCGCATGATTTGGGTTTTAAGCTGATTATAGATTGGGTTGCCAATCACACCGGCTACGATCATGAATGGGTAGAGGGGGGCCATACTGACTGGTATGTGCTGGATGAAGCAGGGAATTTTACAGAGAAATATGGCTGGAATGATGTGATAGACCTGAACTACAACAATAATCATATGCGTGAGGCTATGATTAATGCCATGCAGTTTTGGATAAACGAATGTGATATTGATGGTTTCCGGTGCGATATGGCTCACCTGGTTCCATTGGATTTTTGGGTGGAAGCACGCAAGCGGTGTGATAAAGTAAAACACCTGTTCTGGCTGGCTGAATGCGAGGTGCCTGCCTATCATGAAGTGTTTGATGTGAGTTATGCGTGGCAGTTTATGCATGTGACCGAGAAATTTATGCAGCAACATGCTTTGCTGAATGATGTAATACATGTACTGGAACAATATGCTCATTATCCTGCGGGGGCTAAGAAATTGTTTTTTACATCCAATCACGATGAAAATAGTTGGAATGGTACGGAATATGAAAAATACAGAGAAGCAGCTAAAGCCTTTGCCGTATTTACCTGTACCTGGCCAGGCATGCCATTGGTGTACAGCGGGCAGGAAATGGCTAATAAGAAGCGCCTGAAATTTTTTGAAAAAGATGCGCTGGAATGGACGCCTACCCCGTTGCTGCACGACTTTTATAAAACACTACTTCATTTGCGCCGCAATAACAGCGCTTTGCAAAATGAAAGCAGATTAGTGAAACTGCCCACCAATGTAAATGAGCAGGTGCTGGCCTATTTGCAGGTACACGATAACCAGAAGGTGCTGATAATAATTAACTTTTCCGGTTCGGGTCGTTTGAAGGTAGAGATGCAGCATACCGATTTGCCTGGCAAATACTATAACGCGTTTACCGGGATAGCCCATCAGTTGGAATTTGATGCTTCTTTTGAGCTGCAGCCCTGGGAGTTTATTGTATGGACTACTTCATAA
- a CDS encoding NADP-dependent isocitrate dehydrogenase — MAEKIKVANPVVELDGDEMTRIIWKFIKDKLILPYLEVDIKYYDLGMEYRDETNDQVTIDAANAIKQYGVGIKCATITPDEARVEEFKLKQMWKSPNGTIRNILDGTVFREPIVCNNVPRLVPNWTAPICIGRHAFGDQYRATDFVTKGKGKLTIKFEGENGDVQEFEVFNFKGDGVALAMYNTDESIKGFARACFNQALSKKWPLYLSTKNTILKKYDGRFKDIFEDIYQNEFKTAFAEAGIVYEHRLIDDMVASALKWNGNFVWACKNYDGDVQSDTVAQGFGSLGLMTSTLVTPDGKVMEAEAAHGTVTRHYREHQKGKPTSTNPIASIFAWTRGLEFRGKLDNNQELIDFCHALEAVCIETVESGKMTKDLAVCVHGNKVEHGKHYLYTEEFLEALDQNLKAKLGK, encoded by the coding sequence ATGGCTGAAAAAATTAAAGTAGCCAATCCGGTGGTGGAACTGGATGGCGATGAAATGACCAGAATCATCTGGAAATTTATTAAAGACAAGCTGATACTGCCTTACCTGGAAGTAGATATTAAATATTATGACCTGGGAATGGAATACCGTGATGAAACGAACGACCAGGTTACTATTGACGCTGCCAATGCTATTAAACAATATGGCGTAGGTATTAAATGTGCTACCATCACTCCTGACGAAGCCCGTGTAGAAGAATTCAAGCTGAAGCAGATGTGGAAAAGCCCTAACGGAACTATCCGTAACATCCTGGATGGTACTGTGTTCCGTGAGCCGATTGTTTGTAACAACGTTCCCCGCCTGGTACCTAACTGGACCGCACCTATCTGTATTGGCCGTCACGCTTTTGGCGATCAGTATCGTGCTACCGACTTTGTAACCAAAGGAAAAGGTAAACTGACTATCAAGTTTGAAGGTGAGAATGGTGATGTACAGGAGTTTGAAGTGTTCAATTTCAAAGGTGATGGCGTAGCGCTGGCTATGTACAACACTGACGAAAGCATTAAAGGTTTTGCACGTGCTTGTTTCAACCAGGCATTAAGCAAAAAATGGCCTTTATACCTGAGCACCAAAAACACCATCCTGAAAAAATACGATGGTCGTTTCAAAGATATCTTTGAAGATATTTATCAGAACGAATTTAAAACTGCATTTGCAGAAGCAGGTATCGTTTACGAACACCGCTTAATTGATGACATGGTTGCCAGCGCTCTGAAATGGAACGGTAACTTTGTTTGGGCTTGTAAAAACTACGATGGCGACGTACAGTCTGATACCGTAGCACAAGGTTTTGGTTCATTAGGTTTAATGACCTCTACCCTGGTTACACCTGATGGTAAAGTAATGGAAGCAGAAGCTGCACACGGCACTGTAACCCGTCACTACCGCGAGCATCAGAAAGGTAAGCCAACTTCTACTAACCCTATCGCGTCTATCTTTGCATGGACAAGAGGTTTAGAGTTCCGTGGTAAACTGGACAACAACCAGGAGTTAATTGACTTCTGTCATGCCCTGGAAGCTGTTTGTATTGAAACAGTAGAAAGCGGTAAAATGACAAAAGATCTGGCTGTTTGCGTTCACGGTAACAAAGTAGAGCATGGTAAACACTACCTGTATACTGAAGAGTTCCTGGAAGCACTGGATCAGAACCTGAAAGCTAAACTGGGTAAATAA
- a CDS encoding aminotransferase class I/II-fold pyridoxal phosphate-dependent enzyme — translation MADIFERLIKNYGPIGQHRERAHGYFAFPKLEGEIGSRMKFRGKEMVVWSLNNYLGLANHPEIRKADADGAAQYGLALPMGARMMSGNSNFHEQLERELAEFEEKEDAILMNFGYQGIMSAIDAVCGRHDVIVYDAESHACIIDGLRLHPGHRYVFKHNDMEDFDKQMERATALIQKQGSGGILVITEGVFGMAGDQGKLKEICDLKSKYEFRLLVDDAHGFGTLGKRGAGAGELQECQDGIDLYFSTFAKSMASIGAFLAGPRVIIDYIRYNIRSQIFAKSLPMPIVTGNLKRLEMLRTMPELREKLWDNALKLQKGLKERGFDIGSTNTMVTPIYMKGGVEEATAMVMDLRENYGIFCSIVVYPVIPKGHIIYRLIPTAAHNDEDIQRTLTAFSETKARLDAGAYKVEAIPDMADAR, via the coding sequence ATGGCAGACATTTTTGAAAGATTAATTAAGAATTACGGCCCCATTGGTCAGCATCGTGAGAGAGCGCATGGCTATTTTGCATTTCCTAAGCTGGAAGGTGAAATAGGCAGTCGTATGAAATTTCGTGGTAAGGAAATGGTGGTATGGAGCCTTAATAATTACCTGGGTCTTGCCAATCACCCCGAAATACGTAAAGCTGATGCAGACGGTGCTGCGCAGTATGGTTTGGCTTTGCCTATGGGTGCACGTATGATGAGCGGTAACAGTAACTTTCACGAGCAATTGGAAAGAGAACTGGCCGAGTTTGAAGAAAAGGAAGACGCCATTCTGATGAACTTTGGCTACCAGGGCATTATGAGTGCTATTGACGCTGTATGCGGCAGGCATGATGTGATTGTGTATGATGCGGAAAGCCATGCCTGTATTATTGATGGTTTACGTTTACACCCCGGCCATCGTTATGTTTTCAAACACAACGACATGGAAGATTTTGACAAGCAGATGGAGCGTGCTACTGCCCTTATTCAAAAACAAGGTTCTGGTGGTATACTGGTGATTACCGAAGGTGTGTTTGGTATGGCAGGTGATCAGGGTAAGCTGAAAGAGATTTGTGATTTAAAAAGCAAATATGAATTCCGTTTACTGGTAGACGATGCACACGGGTTTGGTACTCTGGGCAAGCGTGGCGCTGGTGCGGGTGAGTTACAGGAATGCCAGGATGGTATTGACCTGTATTTCTCCACTTTTGCCAAATCAATGGCTTCTATCGGTGCATTTTTAGCAGGTCCGCGTGTTATTATCGATTACATCCGTTATAACATCCGTTCCCAGATTTTTGCGAAAAGCCTTCCTATGCCCATTGTTACCGGCAACTTAAAAAGGCTGGAAATGCTGCGCACTATGCCTGAGCTGCGCGAAAAACTGTGGGACAATGCTTTAAAACTGCAGAAAGGTTTAAAAGAGCGTGGTTTTGATATTGGTTCTACCAATACCATGGTTACGCCTATTTATATGAAAGGTGGGGTAGAAGAAGCTACCGCAATGGTAATGGACCTGCGTGAAAACTATGGTATCTTCTGTTCTATAGTAGTATACCCTGTTATTCCTAAAGGACATATCATTTACCGTTTAATTCCTACTGCGGCGCATAACGATGAGGATATCCAGCGTACTTTAACTGCTTTCAGCGAAACCAAAGCCCGTTTGGATGCTGGTGCTTACAAAGTAGAAGCCATCCCGGATATGGCTGATGCCCGATAA
- a CDS encoding peptidylprolyl isomerase, which produces MRKLLLLMLGLCITGCMLAQPAVKVKKRDRKKDVEMVTTEGTMMLRLSDSTPLHRDNFIRLVKTHYFDSLLFHRVIQKFMIQGGDPDSKRAVAGKPLGEGGPSYTIPAEFNPALFHKKGVLAAAREGDDVNPKKASSASQFYIVQGKVFTDGGLDTVENTRLKRKIPPAIREVYKTLGGAPHLDMNYTIFGEVVKGIEVVDKIAAVPTSKGVDKDRPVTDVRIISVKLVKRRKFS; this is translated from the coding sequence ATGCGAAAATTACTACTGCTTATGTTAGGCCTGTGTATTACAGGCTGTATGTTGGCGCAACCGGCGGTAAAAGTGAAAAAGCGCGACCGGAAGAAAGATGTGGAAATGGTAACTACAGAAGGAACTATGATGCTGCGTTTATCTGATTCCACACCTTTGCATCGCGATAACTTTATACGACTGGTGAAGACACATTACTTTGATAGCTTGTTGTTTCACCGGGTGATTCAGAAATTTATGATACAGGGAGGGGATCCTGACAGCAAGCGGGCTGTTGCCGGTAAGCCGTTAGGAGAAGGTGGCCCCAGCTATACTATCCCGGCGGAATTTAATCCGGCTTTATTTCATAAAAAAGGAGTGCTGGCAGCTGCCCGGGAAGGAGATGATGTAAATCCTAAAAAAGCCAGCAGTGCCAGTCAGTTTTATATAGTGCAGGGTAAGGTGTTTACTGATGGTGGACTGGATACTGTAGAAAACACCCGGTTAAAAAGAAAGATTCCCCCGGCTATACGTGAAGTATATAAAACGTTGGGTGGAGCTCCTCACCTGGATATGAATTATACCATCTTTGGCGAAGTAGTGAAAGGGATTGAGGTGGTAGATAAGATTGCAGCAGTTCCTACCAGTAAAGGTGTGGACAAGGACAGACCTGTTACAGATGTAAGGATCATAAGTGTGAAGCTGGTAAAACGCAGAAAGTTTTCATGA
- a CDS encoding APC family permease has product MSQPQLSRRISLLQATAINMTDMVGIGPFVVLSVVAEAMNGPWFLYAWLAGAVLSFTDGMIWSELGATFPEAGGSYNFLKEGFGPKWGKLMSFLFVWQTMIQAPLVIASAAIGFAQYFGYIMPLTTVESKLLSGGVVILIVLLLYRNIETIGKISVLLWCGVLVTMVWIISGGMLHGNFLAPVKHMNDGLQLNHAFAAALGFASVKTMYSYLGYYNVCHLGGEIKNPEKNIPRSMFISIGGIAVLYLLMNISVASVLPLEKITKSQFVVSEFIQEIAGPGAATLATVLILWVAFASVFSATLGYSRIPYAAAKDGAFFSIFAKLHPSKNFPYISLLFLGGIAFVFSLLFKIKEVINAILAMRILIQFIAQAIGLLLLSRKKGRSFFKWRMPLYPFPVLLAIVIWAGIFYSTGPYMMLSGVAVTVAGIIAYVIKQQINKRSTTGKM; this is encoded by the coding sequence ATGTCCCAACCTCAACTTTCCCGAAGAATAAGTCTTTTACAGGCTACTGCTATTAATATGACCGATATGGTAGGCATTGGCCCCTTTGTGGTGCTAAGCGTGGTAGCAGAAGCCATGAATGGTCCCTGGTTTTTATATGCCTGGCTGGCTGGTGCAGTGCTGTCTTTTACAGATGGAATGATATGGAGCGAGCTGGGAGCCACTTTTCCGGAAGCGGGTGGTAGCTATAATTTCTTAAAAGAAGGGTTTGGCCCTAAATGGGGCAAGCTGATGAGCTTTTTATTTGTATGGCAAACCATGATACAGGCGCCGCTGGTAATAGCTTCGGCCGCCATCGGGTTTGCGCAATATTTTGGCTATATCATGCCTTTAACCACCGTAGAAAGTAAGCTGTTAAGTGGTGGAGTAGTTATTTTAATCGTATTGCTATTGTACCGCAATATTGAAACCATTGGTAAAATAAGTGTACTACTGTGGTGCGGTGTATTAGTAACTATGGTGTGGATTATCAGCGGCGGCATGCTGCATGGTAACTTTTTAGCCCCGGTAAAACACATGAACGATGGCCTGCAGCTGAATCATGCCTTTGCTGCCGCACTCGGCTTTGCCAGTGTTAAAACCATGTACAGCTACCTGGGCTATTATAACGTATGCCACCTGGGCGGTGAAATAAAAAACCCCGAAAAAAATATTCCCCGCAGCATGTTCATTTCTATTGGTGGTATAGCGGTGCTGTACCTGCTGATGAATATCAGCGTAGCCTCTGTGTTGCCGCTGGAAAAAATAACCAAAAGCCAATTTGTAGTAAGTGAGTTTATTCAGGAAATAGCCGGCCCTGGTGCTGCTACCTTAGCCACCGTGCTTATTTTATGGGTAGCTTTCGCCTCTGTGTTTTCTGCCACACTCGGTTATAGCCGTATTCCATATGCAGCTGCCAAAGACGGGGCTTTTTTCTCCATTTTTGCCAAACTGCACCCTTCTAAAAACTTCCCCTATATTTCGCTATTATTTTTAGGAGGAATTGCTTTTGTGTTTAGTCTCCTGTTTAAAATAAAAGAAGTGATCAACGCCATTCTAGCTATGCGCATTTTAATCCAATTTATTGCCCAGGCAATCGGATTACTGCTATTAAGCCGGAAAAAAGGACGCTCCTTTTTCAAATGGCGCATGCCATTATACCCTTTTCCTGTGCTGCTGGCCATTGTAATATGGGCAGGTATCTTCTACTCTACCGGGCCTTACATGATGCTATCGGGCGTTGCGGTAACAGTGGCCGGCATAATAGCCTATGTTATCAAGCAACAGATCAATAAACGATCAACAACCGGCAAAATGTAG
- a CDS encoding YpdA family putative bacillithiol disulfide reductase, with translation MNKYDVLIVGGGPIGLACGIAAKNAGLSYVIIEKGCLVNSLYNYPLFMTFFSTSERLEIGGAPFMCMAAKPGRQEAIEYYRRVTQMHTLDIHLFEQVENVQSSTVPGYRYSVTTSKAEYAAKNVIVATGFYDIPIYMNVPGEDLPKVNHYYKEPHYYAFRKVVVIGANNSAVDAALETWRKGADVTMIIRQEGIGERVKYWVKPDIENRIQEGSIKAYFQSSVAAIRENEVDIQTPDGIVTIENDHVLAMTGYRPNFDMLERFGVALSDDWKKCPVYNADTQETNLPGIYLAGVVCGGMETHKWFIENSRDHADKIIQHILTSSPLQ, from the coding sequence ATGAACAAGTATGATGTTTTGATTGTGGGCGGAGGACCTATAGGATTGGCATGTGGTATAGCTGCAAAAAATGCAGGATTAAGTTATGTGATTATAGAAAAGGGGTGCCTGGTAAACAGCTTGTATAACTATCCGCTGTTTATGACCTTTTTCAGCACCAGCGAGCGATTGGAAATAGGGGGCGCGCCCTTTATGTGCATGGCTGCCAAGCCGGGCAGGCAGGAAGCAATAGAATATTACAGAAGGGTTACACAAATGCACACACTGGACATTCATTTGTTTGAGCAGGTGGAAAACGTGCAAAGCAGCACAGTACCCGGATATCGTTATAGTGTTACTACTTCTAAAGCTGAATATGCAGCTAAGAATGTAATTGTGGCTACCGGTTTTTATGATATTCCTATTTACATGAATGTGCCCGGTGAAGACCTGCCTAAGGTAAATCACTATTACAAAGAGCCGCATTATTATGCGTTCAGGAAAGTGGTGGTAATAGGGGCTAATAACAGTGCGGTGGATGCTGCATTGGAAACCTGGCGCAAGGGTGCGGATGTAACGATGATTATAAGGCAGGAAGGTATAGGAGAACGCGTGAAATATTGGGTAAAGCCGGATATTGAAAACCGCATTCAGGAAGGAAGCATTAAAGCTTATTTTCAATCGTCTGTAGCCGCTATACGGGAAAACGAAGTGGATATTCAGACGCCTGATGGAATAGTGACTATAGAAAATGATCACGTATTGGCAATGACAGGCTACAGACCCAATTTTGACATGCTGGAAAGGTTTGGTGTGGCGTTATCTGACGACTGGAAAAAATGTCCGGTATATAATGCAGATACCCAGGAAACAAACCTGCCAGGCATATACCTGGCAGGAGTGGTTTGTGGCGGAATGGAAACCCATAAATGGTTTATAGAAAACTCAAGAGACCATGCCGATAAAATTATTCAACATATTCTTACTTCATCACCTCTTCAATAA